A portion of the Streptomyces coeruleoprunus genome contains these proteins:
- the fabD gene encoding ACP S-malonyltransferase encodes MTEPPLGPLPVVFMFSGQGSQYYRMGQELYDADEVFRTALERHDAVVAEELGESVLARVLDPAKRKNDPFTDTRFTHPAIVMIELALAETLRAAGIEPDHLLGSSLGEYAAAAVSGSITPQECLRLLVRQAEGLRAGPRGGMLAVLARPDVLDRVPELRACEVAARNYPGHFVVAGTDEDLDRAEAALRAADVLHQRVPVEYAYHSSLMDRVLDECRAGFDGVTFAPPRVPWVSCVDGRLVERPTAEHFWQVARRPIEFERTMAAMRARGDFLYLDLGPSGTLHNFVRGNLPAGTRSRSLPLLSPFGNDPDLLARARALAAPAARTTPKTPRKAHRMKVYGFPGQGSQQRGMGKDLFARFPDETAIADRVLGYSIEELCVRDPERRLGRTEFTQPALYVVSALSYLDRLAEDPEPADYLIGHSLGEYVALFAAGVFDFETGLRLVQRRGALMAAASGGGMAAVVGTDEATVTRVLTDAGLGGLDLANHNAPDQFVLSGPRDEIDAACTAFEAAGARAVRLNVSAPFHSRYMRGTAEEFAGFLDGFTLRPPAVPVLANVDGLPYAPDALKETLTAQIASPVRWTDTVRRLMGHGDFDFVELGPGRVLTKLVTKITSTATALPAPSRDLAAGPAPAATPTTPVAGTAPAGDPAAVPGAVPVPVAASGTPGPVTADTLGADGFRERYGLRRAYLLGGLYGGISGRDMLGAAAKAGLLGFLGTGGLTPAEVEEQLRGLVADLGPGGAFGVNLLYRHGAPEEESALVDTLLRHGVDLVEASGFPLITPALVRFRLKGGRIIAKVSRTDVAAEFLAPPPERLVARLVAAGEVTEAEARAAAGRPMADDLCVEADGGWLSSTADLLTLLPAVLRLRDGAALPGHRVHVGCAGGIGTPEAAAAAFLLGAEFVLTGSVNQCSPEAATSPEVKDILQEAREYDVDTAPWGELFELGVRARYLKRGVFFPARASRLHELWRRHGSVAELDEDTRAQVLDRYLGGERPAATGPGADPKAELAELFRGYFTRGLRLAVTGDQRSRVDYLVHCGPSMGAFNQVVAGTDLHPWRARTVEAIADTLMEGAAAHLTTRLRAFR; translated from the coding sequence ATGACCGAACCGCCCCTGGGGCCCCTGCCCGTCGTCTTCATGTTCTCCGGGCAGGGCTCCCAGTACTACCGGATGGGCCAGGAACTGTACGACGCCGACGAGGTGTTCCGTACGGCCCTGGAGCGCCATGACGCCGTCGTCGCCGAGGAGCTGGGCGAGTCCGTCCTCGCGCGGGTCCTCGACCCGGCGAAGCGCAAGAACGACCCGTTCACGGACACCCGGTTCACGCACCCGGCGATCGTCATGATCGAGCTGGCCCTGGCGGAGACCCTGCGGGCGGCGGGCATCGAGCCCGACCACCTGCTCGGCTCCAGCCTCGGCGAGTACGCGGCCGCCGCCGTGTCGGGCAGCATCACCCCGCAGGAGTGCCTGCGGCTGCTCGTCCGCCAGGCCGAGGGCCTGCGCGCGGGACCGCGCGGCGGCATGCTCGCCGTCCTGGCCCGCCCGGACGTCCTGGACCGCGTGCCCGAGCTGCGCGCGTGCGAGGTCGCGGCCCGCAACTACCCGGGCCACTTCGTCGTCGCCGGCACGGACGAGGACCTGGACCGGGCCGAGGCCGCGCTGCGCGCCGCCGACGTCCTGCACCAGCGCGTGCCGGTCGAGTACGCCTACCACTCGAGCCTGATGGACCGGGTGCTCGACGAGTGCCGGGCCGGGTTCGACGGCGTGACGTTCGCGCCGCCCCGCGTGCCGTGGGTGTCCTGCGTGGACGGACGGCTCGTCGAGCGGCCGACGGCGGAGCACTTCTGGCAGGTGGCCCGCCGGCCCATCGAGTTCGAGCGGACCATGGCCGCGATGCGCGCCCGCGGCGACTTCCTCTACCTCGACCTCGGCCCCTCGGGCACCCTCCACAACTTCGTCCGCGGCAACCTCCCGGCGGGGACGCGATCCCGGTCCCTTCCGCTGCTCAGCCCGTTCGGGAACGACCCGGATCTGCTGGCCCGGGCCCGCGCCCTCGCCGCCCCGGCGGCACGCACCACACCGAAGACACCAAGGAAGGCACACCGCATGAAGGTCTACGGCTTCCCCGGCCAGGGGTCCCAGCAGCGGGGCATGGGCAAGGACCTGTTCGCCAGGTTCCCCGACGAGACCGCGATCGCGGACCGGGTGCTCGGCTACTCGATCGAGGAGCTGTGCGTGCGCGACCCCGAGCGCCGGCTCGGCCGCACCGAGTTCACCCAGCCCGCGCTGTACGTGGTGAGCGCCCTGTCCTACCTCGACCGGCTCGCCGAGGACCCCGAGCCGGCGGACTACCTGATCGGCCACAGCCTCGGCGAGTACGTCGCGCTCTTCGCGGCCGGCGTCTTCGACTTCGAGACCGGGCTGCGCCTGGTGCAGCGGCGCGGCGCGCTGATGGCCGCGGCGAGCGGCGGCGGCATGGCGGCGGTCGTCGGCACCGACGAGGCGACCGTCACCCGGGTCCTCACCGACGCGGGCCTCGGCGGCCTGGACCTGGCCAACCACAACGCGCCCGACCAGTTCGTCCTGTCCGGCCCGCGCGACGAGATCGACGCGGCGTGCACCGCCTTCGAGGCGGCCGGCGCCCGCGCCGTCCGGCTCAACGTGAGCGCGCCCTTCCACTCCCGCTACATGCGGGGCACCGCCGAGGAGTTCGCCGGCTTCCTCGACGGCTTCACCCTCCGCCCGCCGGCCGTCCCCGTGCTGGCCAACGTCGACGGCCTGCCGTACGCCCCGGACGCGCTCAAGGAGACCCTGACGGCGCAGATCGCCTCCCCGGTCCGCTGGACCGACACGGTGCGCCGCCTGATGGGCCACGGCGATTTCGACTTCGTGGAGCTGGGCCCCGGCCGGGTCCTCACCAAGCTCGTCACCAAGATCACCTCCACCGCGACGGCCCTCCCGGCGCCGTCCCGGGACCTCGCCGCGGGCCCGGCGCCGGCCGCGACGCCGACGACCCCGGTCGCCGGGACGGCCCCGGCCGGGGACCCGGCGGCCGTCCCGGGGGCCGTACCCGTCCCCGTCGCGGCTTCCGGCACCCCGGGGCCGGTCACCGCGGACACCCTCGGCGCCGACGGCTTCCGGGAGCGGTACGGGCTGCGCCGCGCCTATCTGCTGGGCGGGCTGTACGGCGGCATCTCCGGGCGGGACATGCTCGGTGCCGCCGCGAAGGCGGGGCTCCTCGGGTTCCTGGGCACCGGTGGGCTCACCCCCGCGGAGGTGGAGGAGCAGCTGCGCGGTCTGGTCGCCGACCTGGGCCCGGGCGGCGCCTTCGGCGTGAACCTGCTGTACCGGCACGGGGCACCCGAGGAGGAGTCCGCGCTGGTGGACACGCTGCTGCGGCACGGCGTGGACCTCGTCGAGGCCTCGGGCTTCCCGCTGATCACCCCGGCGCTGGTGCGGTTCCGCCTCAAGGGCGGCCGGATCATCGCCAAGGTGTCCAGGACGGACGTCGCCGCCGAGTTCCTGGCCCCGCCGCCGGAGCGGCTGGTGGCCCGGCTGGTCGCGGCGGGCGAGGTGACCGAGGCGGAGGCGCGCGCGGCCGCCGGCCGCCCCATGGCGGACGACCTGTGCGTGGAGGCGGACGGCGGCTGGCTGAGCAGCACCGCCGACCTGCTGACCCTCCTGCCGGCGGTGCTGCGGCTGCGGGACGGCGCCGCCCTGCCCGGCCACCGCGTGCACGTGGGGTGCGCCGGCGGGATCGGCACCCCGGAGGCCGCTGCCGCGGCGTTCCTCCTGGGCGCGGAGTTCGTGCTGACCGGATCGGTCAACCAGTGCTCGCCGGAGGCCGCCACCAGCCCCGAGGTGAAGGACATCCTCCAGGAGGCGCGCGAGTACGACGTGGACACCGCGCCCTGGGGCGAGCTGTTCGAACTCGGGGTGCGGGCCCGCTACCTGAAGCGCGGCGTGTTCTTCCCCGCCCGCGCGTCCCGGCTGCACGAGCTGTGGCGGCGGCACGGCTCGGTCGCCGAACTCGACGAGGACACCAGGGCCCAGGTCCTCGACCGGTACCTGGGCGGCGAGCGGCCCGCGGCCACGGGACCGGGCGCGGACCCGAAGGCGGAGCTGGCGGAGCTGTTCCGGGGCTACTTCACGCGCGGCCTCCGCCTCGCGGTCACCGGCGACCAGCGGTCCCGGGTGGACTACCTGGTCCACTGCGGGCCCTCCATGGGCGCCTTCAACCAGGTGGTCGCCGGCACCGACCTCCACCCGTGGCGGGCCCGTACGGTCGAGGCCATCGCCGACACCCTGATGGAGGGGGCCGCCGCCCACCTCACGACCCGCCTCCGCGCGTTCCGCTGA